The following are encoded in a window of Castanea sativa cultivar Marrone di Chiusa Pesio chromosome 5, ASM4071231v1 genomic DNA:
- the LOC142636477 gene encoding mavicyanin-like, whose translation MAGLKNIVAVALVMIISVSLEGKWVEAQVHHVVGGDRGWDPATNLSSWCSGRIFRVGDKIWFTYSAGEESIVEVKEQEEYLSCDISNPIKMYTDGLDSISLDGEGIRYFVSSKPDSCKNGLKLHVEVMPQGTPGDFPKIATSESKPSYGYVSALASGPTTPSGSAHLVGSSILLAFGFLCYAIGA comes from the exons ATGGCTGGGTTGAAGAATATTGTGGCTGTTGCTTTGGTTATGATCATCTCTGTGAGCCTTGAAggcaaatgggttgaagcccaAGTGCACCATGTGGTCGGAGGTGACCGTGGGTGGGACCCAGCTACCAATCTCTCTTCTTGGTGCTCCGGCAGAATCTTCAGGGTCGGAGACAAAATCT GGTTCACATACTCCGCAGGAGAAGAGAGCATCGTTGAGGTAAAAGAGCAAGAGGAATATCTGTCGTGCGATATCAGCAATCCAATCAAAATGTACACGGACGGCTTGGATAGCATCTCATTGGACGGGGAAGGTATACGCTACTTCGTGAGCAGCAAGCCAGACAGCTGCAAGAACGGCCTGAAGTTACATGTGGAGGTGATGCCTCAAGGAACACCTGGTGATTTCCCAAAAATAGCCACATCAGAGTCAAAGCCCTCCTATGGCTATGTCTCGGCTCTAGCTTCTGGGCCCACAACTCCTTCTGGTTCGGCCCATCTCGTTGGAAGCTCTATCCTCCTAGCATTTGGGTTCCTTTGCTATGCTATTGGTGCCTAG